In one window of Microbacterium dextranolyticum DNA:
- a CDS encoding Fpg/Nei family DNA glycosylase, with the protein MPEGHSVHRIARQFDRNVVGHRVSASSPQGRFADGASLLDGREATSVRAVGKQMFLEFDDDLWLRVHLGMYGAWDFSGEILIDPTIASANGRMGHTNQRGTTLAADDVVLDAARENSLSSIGAPRVARGRVRMSEQTRGLDEDGAGDWPPPVVGQVRLRLLTDRTCADLRGPTACELQSPDQVQASIAKLGPDPLVDDLAEGEERFTSVVRRKPTAIGLLLMDQSVVSGIGNVYRAELLYRALLDPHTPGKLVPEEVVRSIWRDWARLLVIGVETGQMMTMDDLDDEAYRKAMAHRDERHWVYHRAGLPCRVCGTEVVLEEMGARKLYWCPSCQK; encoded by the coding sequence ATGCCCGAGGGTCATTCCGTCCACCGGATCGCCCGCCAGTTCGATCGCAACGTCGTCGGCCATCGCGTCTCGGCGTCGAGTCCGCAGGGGCGCTTCGCCGACGGGGCGAGTCTGCTCGACGGGCGTGAGGCGACCAGCGTCCGCGCGGTCGGAAAGCAGATGTTCCTGGAGTTCGACGACGACCTCTGGCTACGCGTGCACCTGGGCATGTACGGGGCGTGGGACTTCTCCGGCGAGATCCTCATCGATCCCACCATCGCCTCGGCGAACGGGCGGATGGGGCACACCAATCAGCGGGGCACGACTCTCGCCGCGGACGATGTCGTGCTCGACGCGGCGCGGGAGAACTCGCTCTCCTCCATCGGCGCGCCGCGTGTCGCGCGCGGGCGTGTGCGCATGAGCGAGCAGACGCGCGGACTCGACGAAGACGGTGCGGGGGACTGGCCGCCACCGGTCGTCGGTCAGGTGCGTCTGCGGCTCTTGACCGATCGGACCTGTGCGGACTTGCGCGGGCCGACGGCCTGCGAGCTGCAGTCGCCCGATCAGGTGCAGGCATCCATCGCGAAACTCGGCCCGGACCCTCTCGTCGATGATCTCGCCGAGGGCGAGGAGCGCTTCACCTCGGTGGTGCGCCGCAAGCCCACCGCGATCGGTCTACTGCTGATGGACCAGAGCGTGGTCAGCGGCATCGGCAACGTGTACCGCGCCGAACTGCTCTATCGGGCGCTCCTGGACCCGCACACGCCCGGCAAGCTCGTTCCCGAGGAGGTCGTCCGATCGATCTGGCGGGACTGGGCGCGGCTGCTGGTCATCGGCGTCGAGACGGGTCAGATGATGACGATGGACGACCTCGACGACGAGGCGTATCGGAAGGCGATGGCGCATCGCGACGAGCGCCACTGGGTCTACCACCGCGCCGGTCTGCCGTGCCGCGTGTGCGGCACGGAGGTCGTGCTGGAGGAGATGGGTGCGCGAAAGCTCTACTGGTGCCCGTCGTGCCAGAAATGA
- a CDS encoding gamma carbonic anhydrase family protein: MTIADDASILSVRGFTPRLDPTAFVASGARIVGDVVLGEGASVWYNAVVRGDGASITLGAGSNLQDNVSVHVDADSPVVIGENVSVGHNAVVHGCTIGDGSLIGMGSVVLSGAQIGAGCLVAGGALVLGGTVVPDGSLVAGVPAKVRRQLTDEERSGILRNAEVYRAHAAAHAEASDAR, from the coding sequence ATGACGATCGCCGACGATGCCTCGATCCTGTCCGTACGCGGGTTCACTCCGCGCCTCGACCCCACGGCCTTCGTCGCATCGGGTGCCCGGATCGTCGGAGACGTCGTGCTCGGCGAGGGTGCGAGCGTCTGGTACAACGCCGTCGTGCGCGGCGACGGCGCCTCGATCACACTCGGTGCCGGCAGCAACCTGCAGGACAACGTGTCGGTGCACGTGGACGCCGACTCGCCGGTCGTCATCGGCGAGAACGTATCGGTCGGACACAACGCCGTCGTGCACGGCTGCACGATCGGCGACGGTTCGCTCATCGGGATGGGCAGCGTCGTGCTCTCGGGTGCGCAGATCGGTGCGGGATGCCTCGTCGCCGGTGGCGCGCTCGTGCTCGGCGGCACCGTGGTGCCCGACGGCTCGCTCGTCGCCGGCGTCCCGGCGAAGGTGCGGCGCCAGCTCACCGACGAGGAGCGGTCGGGCATCCTTCGCAACGCCGAGGTGTACCGCGCCCACGCCGCAGCGCACGCCGAGGCATCCGACGCGCGGTGA
- a CDS encoding ArsR/SmtB family transcription factor, translating into MPFTEGQLPLYEVKANLFKGLAHPFRIRILELLAEAPERSVADLQSQTGLEASHLSQHLSVLRRHRLVESERRASHVYYRLADPKVADLLASARVLLVSVLQADDALLRDAHSLPAIGPRP; encoded by the coding sequence ATGCCATTCACTGAGGGACAGCTTCCGCTGTACGAGGTCAAGGCGAACCTCTTCAAAGGTCTCGCGCACCCCTTCCGCATTCGCATCCTGGAACTGCTCGCCGAGGCGCCAGAGCGCTCGGTCGCCGACCTGCAGTCGCAGACCGGACTCGAGGCATCCCACCTCTCCCAGCACCTCTCCGTTCTGCGCCGGCACCGGCTGGTCGAGTCGGAGCGCCGCGCGAGCCACGTGTACTACCGACTCGCCGACCCGAAGGTGGCCGACCTGCTCGCGTCGGCACGCGTGCTGCTGGTGAGCGTGCTGCAAGCCGATGATGCGCTCCTGCGCGATGCCCACTCCCTTCCCGCGATCGGCCCGCGCCCGTGA
- a CDS encoding ribose-5-phosphate isomerase, with translation MRIHIATDHAGLEFSTQLQHHLAEAGHEVIDHGPIAYDPVDDYPSFCIRAAQAVVRDQADGIETLGVVFGGSGNGEQIAANKVEGIRAALVWSIATAELAREHNDANVISIGARQHTVEEAIGFIDRFIATPFSGEERHARRIAQLADFERDGSLLPDPRAARPGADASGVVLGGESAEAFDPEAG, from the coding sequence ATGCGCATCCACATCGCGACCGATCACGCGGGGCTCGAGTTCTCCACGCAGCTGCAGCATCACCTGGCCGAGGCCGGGCACGAGGTCATCGACCACGGTCCGATCGCGTACGACCCGGTCGACGACTACCCGTCGTTCTGCATTCGAGCCGCGCAGGCCGTGGTCCGCGATCAGGCGGACGGTATCGAGACGCTCGGCGTCGTCTTCGGCGGCTCGGGCAACGGCGAGCAGATCGCGGCCAACAAGGTCGAGGGCATCCGCGCCGCGCTGGTGTGGAGCATCGCGACCGCTGAGCTCGCCCGCGAGCACAACGACGCGAACGTGATCTCCATCGGCGCGCGCCAGCACACGGTGGAGGAGGCGATCGGATTCATCGACCGCTTCATCGCGACGCCGTTCTCGGGCGAGGAGCGCCATGCGCGGCGCATCGCGCAGCTCGCGGACTTCGAGCGCGATGGATCGCTGCTCCCCGACCCGCGGGCCGCACGCCCGGGTGCGGACGCTTCCGGCGTGGTCCTCGGCGGCGAGTCCGCCGAGGCGTTCGACCCTGAAGCCGGCTGA
- a CDS encoding Dps family protein, producing MTETKTISMTAAGPEASAGTAQFLTPVVLGLQALAVNGKQAHWNVRGTNFIAIHELLDQVVANAQGFADLAAERIVALGLPIDARVSTVAEKAAPTTVPAGFTPWDEIVRAVVTDMDVVIADVQAAIDGLDETDLTSQDVAIAIKAGLEKDRWFLSAHLAA from the coding sequence ATGACCGAAACGAAGACGATCTCGATGACCGCAGCAGGCCCCGAGGCCTCCGCCGGAACGGCCCAGTTCCTCACCCCCGTCGTGCTCGGCCTCCAGGCGCTGGCCGTCAACGGCAAGCAGGCCCACTGGAACGTGCGCGGCACGAACTTCATCGCCATCCACGAGCTGCTCGACCAGGTCGTCGCGAACGCGCAGGGCTTCGCCGACCTCGCCGCCGAGCGCATCGTCGCCCTGGGACTGCCGATCGACGCGCGTGTGTCGACGGTCGCCGAGAAGGCTGCGCCCACGACCGTCCCCGCCGGCTTCACCCCGTGGGACGAGATCGTCCGCGCCGTCGTCACCGACATGGACGTCGTCATCGCCGACGTGCAGGCAGCGATCGACGGGCTGGACGAAACCGACCTGACCAGCCAGGACGTCGCCATCGCGATCAAGGCCGGCCTCGAGAAGGATCGTTGGTTCCTCTCGGCGCACCTCGCCGCCTGA
- a CDS encoding amidohydrolase: MTDQLAQGERPAVIADARLTGAGRLDPFGSDPVDVHLDDGVIVDIAPAGALARRGAVIDAGGGWVVPGLWDHHVHTVQWALVAQREPLGQAGSAADAAARMAHAPGLGDGRRVGAGFRDALWPDAPSLSLLDERTGEIPTYLINSDVHSVWMNTAAFRREGMTLDASGLVREEPAFEISRRLNAVDPATGDQFVAQALAEAATRGIVGVVDFDMAWNAEAWARRLDAGFDTTRIRFGLYPAHLDRALAEGLASDDALDPAGLVRVGPLKVITDGSLGTRTAACSHAYPGDPRNHGVLTVAPEELLDLMTRATAGGLACAIHAIGDVANSHALDAFAATGAVGTIEHAQLVAHADIPRFARLGVGASVQPEHAIDDRDMTDVYWAGQTALAYPLRALAEAGANLLFGSDAPVAALDPWAAMASAVHRTRDGRAAWHPDQAIDAATALAASTASGSLARSTLLPGDVADLVVVDRDPLTADEPSLRKTAVQITLLGGRLTHLA; the protein is encoded by the coding sequence GTGACCGACCAGCTCGCGCAGGGGGAACGCCCTGCCGTCATCGCCGACGCACGGCTGACCGGCGCCGGCCGGCTCGATCCTTTCGGCTCCGACCCGGTCGACGTGCACCTCGACGATGGCGTCATCGTCGACATCGCTCCGGCCGGCGCGCTCGCACGACGCGGTGCGGTGATCGACGCGGGCGGAGGGTGGGTCGTCCCCGGCCTCTGGGACCATCACGTCCACACCGTGCAATGGGCCCTGGTCGCGCAGCGCGAGCCGCTCGGCCAGGCCGGATCGGCCGCCGACGCGGCGGCGCGGATGGCGCATGCGCCTGGCTTGGGAGACGGGCGCCGTGTCGGCGCCGGATTCCGCGACGCGCTGTGGCCGGATGCCCCGTCCCTCTCCCTGCTCGATGAGCGCACCGGCGAGATCCCGACGTACCTCATCAACTCCGACGTGCACAGCGTGTGGATGAACACCGCCGCGTTCCGACGTGAGGGCATGACGCTCGATGCCTCCGGTCTCGTCCGCGAGGAACCGGCGTTCGAGATCTCACGGCGACTGAACGCGGTCGATCCCGCGACAGGCGATCAGTTCGTGGCTCAGGCGCTGGCCGAGGCCGCCACCCGCGGCATCGTGGGCGTCGTGGACTTCGACATGGCCTGGAACGCCGAGGCCTGGGCGAGACGGCTCGACGCCGGATTCGACACGACCCGCATCCGTTTCGGGCTGTACCCCGCGCACCTGGACCGTGCCCTCGCCGAAGGACTCGCCTCGGACGATGCGCTCGATCCCGCGGGGCTCGTGCGGGTGGGCCCGCTCAAGGTGATCACCGATGGGTCGCTCGGCACCCGCACCGCGGCCTGCTCGCATGCCTACCCCGGCGATCCGCGCAACCACGGTGTGCTCACGGTCGCGCCCGAGGAACTGCTCGACCTGATGACCCGCGCCACCGCGGGAGGTTTGGCGTGCGCGATCCACGCGATCGGCGACGTCGCGAACTCGCATGCTCTGGACGCGTTCGCCGCGACGGGCGCGGTCGGCACCATCGAGCACGCCCAACTCGTCGCGCACGCCGACATCCCGCGCTTCGCGCGGCTCGGCGTGGGGGCGAGCGTCCAGCCCGAGCATGCGATCGACGACCGCGACATGACCGACGTGTACTGGGCGGGTCAGACGGCGCTCGCCTATCCTCTGCGTGCGCTCGCCGAGGCCGGAGCGAACCTGCTGTTCGGCTCGGATGCCCCGGTCGCCGCGCTCGATCCGTGGGCGGCGATGGCCTCGGCGGTGCACCGCACGCGCGACGGCAGAGCGGCGTGGCATCCGGATCAGGCGATCGATGCCGCCACGGCTCTCGCCGCCTCGACCGCCTCGGGGTCGCTCGCGCGCTCGACCCTGCTGCCCGGCGATGTCGCCGATCTCGTCGTCGTCGACCGCGACCCGCTCACGGCCGACGAGCCGTCGTTGCGGAAGACCGCCGTGCAGATCACGCTTCTCGGCGGGCGGCTCACGCACCTCGCGTGA